From a single Phacochoerus africanus isolate WHEZ1 chromosome 11, ROS_Pafr_v1, whole genome shotgun sequence genomic region:
- the LOC125112141 gene encoding RING finger protein 11-like: protein MGNCLIPHTSEDLLVPESATRFGGRRRRARSRERRPRDQVPGWAPAAPLVQEEQVRVPQRISQIQCLPKGVYERDGSQEKMEQEECAICTLDFVCGDPIRSLPCKHFYHLGCIDGWLTRSFTCPYCRGPADGPQPSSRDTP from the coding sequence ATGGGCAACTGCCTCATCCCTCACACCTCCGAAGACCTCTTGGTTCCTGAGTCTGCCACGCGCTTCGGTGGGAGGAGACGCCGGGCTCGCTCCCGGGAGAGGAGACCTCGCGATCAAGTGCCCGGCTGGGCACCAGCAGCACCACTGGTCCAAGAGGAACAAGTGAGGGTGCCCCAAAGGATCAGCCAAATACAGTGCCTGCCCAAAGGAGTGTACGAAAGAGATGGCTCCCAGGAAAAGATGGAGCAGGAGGAGTGTGCCATCTGTACGTTGGACTTTGTGTGTGGGGACCCCATCCGATCCCTGCCCTGCAAGCACTTCTATCACCTGGGCTGCATCGATGGGTGGCTGACCAGGTCCTTCACGTGTCCCTACTGCCGAGGGCCGGCAGATGGCCCGCAACCTTCATCCCGGGACACTCCTTGA